The DNA segment AATGGGATACCTCATCATCAGGTGCCGCAAAAAAATATTATTCTATTACCGAAAGTGGATATAAAGAACTCGAAGAATGGAAAAAAGACATCGAATTACGATGTGAAAACTTAAATTTTTTCCTAGAAGCTTACAATGCTTTAGATAAGTAAAATTTAAAAATTGCTAAATAAAAAAACAGACTGCATATTAACCTGCAGTCTATTTTTACGCCATGAATATAATTTCAATATAATAACTTTTCATCTAGCTATTTGATTAGATTTATCTTTATCCATGATTATAATCAATTCTCTTTGCACCTAGAAACATTGGAATTTTAGTATCTACAAGTGTTTTCATCTTGCCATTTAACATTTCTGGCATCAATCTAATATTATCGATTTTATCTAATTCTATCCATTCGCTACAGATCTGCATATCATCTACCTCTGTAGGCTCCTGCACTTTATCTGATTCTATAGTACATAAAAAAATGTGATACATCTTGTGTATGTATTCTGGATTAATTTCTCTAGTTTTTGGATTTTGACATATTTCTTCGCATAGCGCTAGAAAATTTTCCGGAATTACACTATAGCCAGTCTCCTCTCGACACTCTCGAATCAAAGCTTCATGAATTGTTTCATCAGTATGTTGTCCACCTCCTGGAAGTGAATAATAGCTACCATTATGCTCGTCAAAACATTTATTTAAAAGAAGCTTTCCCTGTCTAAATATAACAGCTTTTGCCGTACTTCTAATACCCATTTACATCTCCTCCAAATTCATAAATATGTTATTTAACACTTTTTTTAGCTTGTCTATATCTTCTCCTGATATGTTTTCCAATGCCCTTTCAGAAATATTTTTTGCAATTGGATTCAATTTATCCTCCAAAAGTCTTCCTTTTTCAGTCAAAAATATCAAAGAAGCTCTGCGATCATTTGGATCGCTTTTTCTTACTATCAATTCTTTATTTTCAATTTTATTTAATATTCTAGTTATAGTAGGTAAATCTTTTGATGTCATCTGAGCTAATTTAGTTTGTGATATTCCCTCCTGTTCCCATAATCGATTTAAAAGAGACCATTGTTCTGTCGTCATATCATATTTTTTAAATTCCTTCAATATCGTACGTCTCCACTTAGACAATACTCTACTGAGCAACAATTCTATTGAATCCTCTGCTCTATACGCCATATTTTAATTTCTCCTTCCAAACATAAACTTGTCACGACAATTATTGTTACGACAAGTTTATCTTCTTTTTATCTTTTTGTCAATGTTTGTATCTAAAATATTCGAATCAATAAAAAAAGAACCCCTATAACTTAAATCATAGGAGTTTCTCATATATAAACAAAATATTATTATCTAATTCTTCAGCTTTTCTGTATCCATTATCTTTTCACAAAATATCATAACTTTTCTATCAACTTCATCTGGGTACTCATAGCCAAGCTCATCAGATATTTTCTTTCCCAATCTTCTAAACAAACTAGTTAGTCGCTTCAGCGCTTTCCAATTCTCGTCAATTCCCCCACCTACATAAGTTGTTTCAAATTCACTCCAATCATCTGCGCTTAAAATCTCTTTGTACTTCTTGCCTAACGCTCCAGTTTCGATTTTCCAATCATGCTCTAAACCTATATACCAATCTACTACAGTATGTAAATATTCGTATCTCAAAATATTATCAAGCATGAATTTTGAAAATGGCAATTGATCTCTCCAGAGATACTTAGGAACATAATACACGTTCCACCAAAACTCATTTACTACTGTTTCGTATTCCTCTCTAGTTGGCTTTTTTATTATGAATTCATCGTATGTTGCATCTGGTATATCCATTGTACGATTATCTTTGTCAAGCAATACTTTGTATCCATTTTTATACCTTTCAAACTCTATATTCCTATTATCTGTTATTTGAAAATCTATTCTCACTCCATCATCAAACAAAACCAACCTTGTAATCCATCCTTCGTCGCCAGTACACCTAGGTTTATACGGCCATCTAACCATTACATCTCCAAAAACATTTAGCCATTCGTCGCTCATAAACACCCCTATATCAGAAACATACAACTCGATATCATAATCTGACAAGAAATCTAATTCACATTTCTTAGCAGCTCTTGAACTTGTTAATATAGCCATTCTAACTGATTCATTACTATTTGCCCATTTCATAAATTCTGACATTATAGCGTTTTCACTTCGCATCAAAATCCCCCTTTAGATACGTATTTTATATTTCATTTTTACATACAATACCACTTCTAACAATGACGCAAATCAATATAATCAAATAAGCATTTTTTTTAGATCTTTTATTTCTTTTCCTGACATACCAATAGCTTTTAAGAATCTTTCATGTTCTTCTTTCGAATTTATCTCGAATTCCTTATGCCAATCCATCATATCTTTATTACTGAAACCTAGATTACTTAGCAATGTACTCCATGAAGCTTTATCGAAAATAATTTTATCACTTCTAGTAACTTGATCTATCAATATGGCTAGTATAATACGTTCTTGCTTTTTAAGCATTATAATCTCTCCCTGAATATTTTCCAATCGTCTAGTCAATATATCAGTTAAATTATTTTTTTCTATATCAAATAACTTTGAAATTTCATTAAGTTCAATTCCAGCTTCACGATGCTGAATTATTATTTTTAACCTGTCAACATCAGCACTTGAATAAAGCCTATAATTTTTCGAGCTTCTCTCTGTAGGTTTTAATAGCCCAATTTTATCATAATAAAGTAAAGTACTTCTTGATATACTAAATTGTTTTGCTAACTCTCCAATTTTAAACATTTTATTACCACCTTTTCCTTACTTTACCTAATGCGTTTCATTTCAAAATTTCGCCATTTTCGATAAAGAAATTAATCGAATTTTCCCACAATTTCATATGTTTCTCAAATACTTCTTGAGTGTTTTCTCTATTAATTTTTTCTACCAATGCTTCATCGATTATAGTAAATGTATATTTAATATCACAATACGATTCACAGTTATCTCCATCAAATAAGTTTAAATCTATAATTACTACCAGCTTGTCATATACAAATTTAACAAATTGAATTTCACAATTATCAATGTCATGTTTAGTAATAATCCATTGATATTTTCCAAAATCATTATCAGTTTCAAATACACATCCTTTTTCAGCAAATCCACTTTCCGAATATATCATAGTATAATCCCAACCACTAAGCCATTCTTTTTCTCGAACCGGACACAATAACTTAAAAATTTGTTCTTTTCTCCCACATAATACCTGTCTATATTCCCTCACCAATCTTTTCTTCTCATTCACAACCAATGCTCCCCTTTCAATTGTTAAAATAAAAAAGCAATTTAATACTCTACTCCTTTGATACTAAAGTATAAACCTATAGTCAGGTCAACATTTTTCTATCCCATTATCGGTATCAATATTTCAGTTATGTGAAGATTAGGATCACTTGAAATATAATGATCTATCAGTGTTCTCTCTACAGCATATGAATCCAATTCTAATTCATGCTCTAACGCATAATCGAGCAAATCATCGTAATACATCCTAGCTTCATGATGATCTCCTTTAACAAAAACGCTCAACCACTTTCCAGACTTTAGTTCAGACGTTTTTGTAGACATATCATATATAGGATCATCTGCCACTAAAAACATACCAGTAAATTCCTCAGCTGCTCTAGTTTTAACCGCATTCATATCCACAAAAAAACCTATATCTCCTACGAATGCACCTGTTGGCAATCCCTCTCCACTATCTATATTTCTAATAGCTACTTCCCAATCAATCTGTCCTTTTATCTCTTTTTCCAGCTTAATAATCCTAAGTGCAGGTAGCGTTTGAACAAAAATTTCTCCAATCGGAGGTATACTCCTTATAAAATCTAATGAAGCAATTCTCCTCTTTATTTGATATTGTATCCTCTGTAATTTCAATATTTCAGCGGTGACTTTATCCAATTGATTATTTAATATACTATCGTACTCGTCTATATTACGATTTTCTAAGTGACTCTTTATCTCCTTTATAGAAATACCCATGTGTCTCAGATAGTTAATTATGTAAATTTCCTCTATTTTATCAATTGTATAATATCTATATCCATTATCTAAATTCCCACTACATTTGAACAAGCCTATATCATCATAGTATCTTATATTGCGGCTAGAAATACCTACAATTTGAGACAATTCTTTCACACTAAATTTAATATCCATTTAGACCTCCCGAAAATAACATTTGACATTACAGTAAGTGTCAAGTTTATTATATTTATTATAAAGTGAATTCGCAACTATGAATTTTCAAATATAAAGGAGAGATATTATATGTTAGGAACAATTGTAAACTCACTAAGTATAGCAGTCGGCGGTAGTGTCGGAAATGCATTTGGAAATACTCTTAGTAAAAGATACAGCGATATACTACTAAAAGCTATATCCGTATCTGTTATACTAATAGGTCTAAAAAGTGCTTTTGAAACAAAAAATATTCTTTTGCTTATATGTAGCATGACTTTAGGAGCCCTTATCGGTGAATTTTTAAAAATAGAAGATCGCTTAGAAACATTTAGTAAGCTTTTAGAAAAGAAATTTAAGAACCATAGAGGCAACATAGCAGAAGG comes from the Tissierellales bacterium genome and includes:
- a CDS encoding NUDIX domain-containing protein; this translates as MGIRSTAKAVIFRQGKLLLNKCFDEHNGSYYSLPGGGQHTDETIHEALIRECREETGYSVIPENFLALCEEICQNPKTREINPEYIHKMYHIFLCTIESDKVQEPTEVDDMQICSEWIELDKIDNIRLMPEMLNGKMKTLVDTKIPMFLGAKRIDYNHG
- a CDS encoding aminoglycoside 6-adenylyltransferase, whose product is MRSENAIMSEFMKWANSNESVRMAILTSSRAAKKCELDFLSDYDIELYVSDIGVFMSDEWLNVFGDVMVRWPYKPRCTGDEGWITRLVLFDDGVRIDFQITDNRNIEFERYKNGYKVLLDKDNRTMDIPDATYDEFIIKKPTREEYETVVNEFWWNVYYVPKYLWRDQLPFSKFMLDNILRYEYLHTVVDWYIGLEHDWKIETGALGKKYKEILSADDWSEFETTYVGGGIDENWKALKRLTSLFRRLGKKISDELGYEYPDEVDRKVMIFCEKIMDTEKLKN
- a CDS encoding MerR family transcriptional regulator, which encodes MFKIGELAKQFSISRSTLLYYDKIGLLKPTERSSKNYRLYSSADVDRLKIIIQHREAGIELNEISKLFDIEKNNLTDILTRRLENIQGEIIMLKKQERIILAILIDQVTRSDKIIFDKASWSTLLSNLGFSNKDMMDWHKEFEINSKEEHERFLKAIGMSGKEIKDLKKMLI
- a CDS encoding MarR family transcriptional regulator, which encodes MAYRAEDSIELLLSRVLSKWRRTILKEFKKYDMTTEQWSLLNRLWEQEGISQTKLAQMTSKDLPTITRILNKIENKELIVRKSDPNDRRASLIFLTEKGRLLEDKLNPIAKNISERALENISGEDIDKLKKVLNNIFMNLEEM
- a CDS encoding MerR family transcriptional regulator, yielding MDIKFSVKELSQIVGISSRNIRYYDDIGLFKCSGNLDNGYRYYTIDKIEEIYIINYLRHMGISIKEIKSHLENRNIDEYDSILNNQLDKVTAEILKLQRIQYQIKRRIASLDFIRSIPPIGEIFVQTLPALRIIKLEKEIKGQIDWEVAIRNIDSGEGLPTGAFVGDIGFFVDMNAVKTRAAEEFTGMFLVADDPIYDMSTKTSELKSGKWLSVFVKGDHHEARMYYDDLLDYALEHELELDSYAVERTLIDHYISSDPNLHITEILIPIMG